Proteins encoded together in one Quercus lobata isolate SW786 chromosome 3, ValleyOak3.0 Primary Assembly, whole genome shotgun sequence window:
- the LOC115979735 gene encoding disease resistance protein RPS6-like, with amino-acid sequence MQIEAKCLKRMEKIMFLIVNNVDICGDLEYLPNSLRLLDWPRYHLSSLPSNSFPRKLVALNLPESQVILEELFKGKHFEHLRYMNFSSCQRIKKLPDLSMSSPNIKKLNLRDCRELVEVHDNVGFLQKLKWWELTGCIKLKILPSCLRMRSLEYLSLYQCKRVEKFPDIPLEMERLEFLNLAETAIRELPSSFGNLTGLERLEFGSYFYSCNLPSCIYDLRHLCKLILYGNVQFQKGVEIGRQELCNSYGSFSKYGFPRLDFLKKLTFSIPPSLKCLLVGREDFNIPKSIIECNALCWLVIRNSKFLQEIPTLSESIRCVDASNCISLNSQSLSKLLVQFGRILGLPQNMTCLAAKGDTLMDLQSQRKLWHHINYSSRISPFEFSIIEAKFSNPIDGFPNYDQNDGRCTCQIVVPGKKIPKWFNHQSIASSISFWVGPEFPGIALCVAFDLVRLKDSYAYDILDSFLHEDKISFVCVVNIFTNGHKRPFRQMMLFQNLSYDHLWFYGVPHSLLQQELGDLIQGDQNHVEVSCKISHWSSATGKFSPFISRLGVHVECICRPRSFIIIHDDSENVDDDSLTTL; translated from the exons ATGCAGATAGAAGCTAAATGTCTTAAAAGGATGGAAAAGATCATGTTCCTTATAGTCAATAATGTAGATATTTGCGGAGATCTTGAATATCTTCCCAATAGTTTAAGGTTGCTTGATTGGCCAAGGTATCATTTATCTTCCTTACCATCCAATTCTTTTCCTCGCAAGCTCGTTGCACTCAACTTGCCAGAAAGTCAGGTTATATTGGAGGAGCTTTTCAAG gGGAAGCATTTTGAACATTTGAGATATATGAATTTCAGTTCCTGTCAACGTATTAAGAAATTACCTGACTTATCTATGTCCAGCCCAaacataaagaaattaaatctcCGTGACTGTAGAGAATTAGTTGAGGTTCATGACAATGTTGGATTTCTTCAGAAGCTTAAATGGTGGGAGCTCACAGGTTGCATTAAACTTAAAATTCTTCCAAGCTGTCTCAGGATGAGATCTCTTGAATATTTAAGTCTTTATCAGTGCAAAAGGGTTGAGAAGTTCCCCGATATTCCCCTAGAAATGGAAAGGTTAGAGTTTCTAAATTTAGCAGAAACTGCCATTAGAGAGCTTCCTTCATCATTTGGAAATCTCACTGGGCTTGAGCGATTGGAGTTTGGTTCCTATTTCTATTCGTGTAATCTTCCAAGTTGCATCTATGACTTGCGACATCTTTGCAAGCTCATTCTTTATGGCAATGTCCAATTTCAAAAGGGCGTGGAGATTGGTAGACAAGAACTATGCAATTCTTATGGTAGCTTTTCAAAATATGGTTTTCCGAGgttggattttcttaaaaaattgactttttccATCCCCCCCTCATTGAAATGTTTATTAGTAGGAAGGGAAGATTTTAACATCCCAAAAAGCATTATCGAATGCAATGCATTATGTTGGCTTGTAATTAGGAATTCCAAGTTCCTTCAGGAAATTCCAACGCTTTCAGAAAGCATAAGATGTGTAGATGCATCAAACTGCATCTCGTTGAATTCACAATCATTAAGCAAATTATTGGTTCAG TTTGGAAGAATTTTAGGGCTTCCACAAAATATGACATGTTTAGCTGCGAAAGGCGACACATTAATGGATTTACAGTCACAACGCAAATTATGGCATCATATTAATTACTCTTCTCGGATCTCCCCCTTCGAGTTCTCCATAATTGAGGCTAAGTTCTCTAACCCTATAGATGGGTTTCCGAATTATGATCAAAATGATGGTAGATGTACATGTCAAATTGTAGTAccaggaaagaaaattccaaagtggTTCAACCATCAAAGCATTGCAAGTTCCATATCATTCTGGGTTGGTCCTGAATTTCCAGGGATTGCCCTTTGTGTTGCTTTTGATCTAGTTCGGCTGAAGGACAGTTATGCTTATGATATTTTGGATAGTTTTCTTCATGAAGATAAAAtcagttttgtttgtgttgtcAACATTTTCACCAATGGTCATAAGCGACCTTTTAGGCAAATGATGCTCTTTCAAAATTTGTCATATGATCATCTGTGGTTTTATGGTGTACCTCATAGCCTACTACAGCAGGAACTTGGAGACTTGATTCAAGGTGATCAGAATCATGTTGAGGTTTCATGTAAAATCTCTCATTGGTCGAGTGCAACAGGAAAATTTTCTCCTTTCATTTCAAGGTTAGGGGTACATGTGGAATGCATTTGTCGTCCTCGGAGTTTCATTATCATCCATGACGACTCTGAAAATGTTGATGACGACTCTCTGACGACACTATGA